DNA sequence from the Neomonachus schauinslandi chromosome 16, ASM220157v2, whole genome shotgun sequence genome:
CAGAGGGTGCCTTATAAAGAGGTGTGCAGGTGTGGTACCTGGGAAGGAAAAAGGACTTGCACCTGTGTCCTGATTCCACCACTTACTACCAGAATAAGTGAAGGCAAGTGATTTCTTGTATTAAATTCATGTATTAAAATGACGGTGATACCCTTACTCAAGGGCGTGTTGTAATGATTGAATAGAGACCGTAGATGAAGGTATTTTGCAAACTGTAAACCATCCCCCAGACATTACTATGATTATCTGAGTATCACTGAGTGTGAttatttaagtgtgtgtgtgggggggggggtattctTCTTTGATTCAGAAGAATAGAGAATTTATCGAGATCCAAATATCACGTTTGTTTAATGGcaactataatattttaaatcttcTCAGCTTGTAAGAGCCTGCCTAGTTGCATTAGCCATGGTACTCCAATCTGCAGGGGGAATGCAAACAGCTCtggagaatgagatacagagcaAGGGCGAGAATAAGATACAGAGCAAGTACTCACTGTCCCCTATGCTCTCTTTGTTCCTCTTCCGTAGTCACCCTAGGAGCCCAGATGAGGTCGTTACTGGGTGGTTGATGATATATATGGTAGGGAGACCCACTCAGACATGCTTTGCCTCTTCAGCGCTCCAGCCCCACTGGGGACCGCGTAACATGTAACCGCGAATTAGCTGCAAGGACCGCATTTGACCACTAGGAGACAGtatacacaaagagaaagaactgGCGACTCAGAATGGGATCGCCCAATGCAACCACCTTATTTTAAAAGACGGGGCATGCCTAAGGCCACGTGGGGAAATGGCAGGACTGAAATTCGAACTCGGACAGGTCCTAGAATGGATGAGCACTGCACATCATGAATTCCTTTTAACAAAGTTGGGAGTGGGGAGAATGCTGGAGAGGCTTCCGTTTCCCTCCCTGAACCCCCAAATCCTGCCATGAGAGCCATCCTTCAAAGTTTGTGTGACCTGGGAAATTTCAGAGAGTGTGCTGCTAGGGCAACAGGTTTGACCAGGGGGCAATAACTTTGAAATATGTGAGCTAAAGTCCTGACTCCTGCAATAATGACGGGAgttggagggaggggagtggTTATCTGGGACTCCCGGGAAAGGCAAAGTTgtgtaaatgaaaataacaagAGTGACATAGGCTTGGAGGCAGAAGTCTCAGCGTGGAATTTCCACATTGCCAGATACTCTCTCTAATTAATTGGGGACTATCAACCCCGGgaagtataaatataaaacagttcTATGTTTCTGATCACTGACTCAATTGTTCTctgtcaaaacattttttttctcagtcccTGATGGTGTCTCAGATACCTTAACTTTCCAGTCAGTTCTGGTTATTAAAACTCAGCCTGGTCCTACACTTTCCCCTCAAATTCCCTCTCCATCCAATGGAAGTTCAAGCTGGGACTTGCCTCCTTGGAGAAGAGAGGGTGACCAGTTGTCCCAGACACACCTTTTCTCCATTCCCACTTAAAGCCCTGGTTTTCCAAAGTTTGGGGGCCTGGAGGAGGGACAGGCATGGGGACAAGTAACTCTTGACCCGACTGGCCACAACAGTGGCCTCTTGTTGGCTGAAGCTGCTTCTCTAGCTAACCTTGGCTGCGTCCTGTGTGGCAGGTGTCCAAAGACTGGCTCTCTCAGGAGGCAAAAGTGTGAGGACTTGGGTGGCTCCAGAGAGGTTTTCTGGACTCCTTTGCTTCTTGACATGAGAATGGTGGCCTCGCTCTCCCACCCTGTGCGTTTCTCCTTTACTCTCACATATCTACTACATTTCACTTCTGACCCCAGGGGTGTGGGTTTTCTACACATTGAGCCATTTTTTGACTCTAGGTGGGTGTCCGACAATTTAACtccattctgacactatctacctggaggtGGCATCAGATCCCATGGGTGACAGCTCAGTCCCATGgggctgcccctctcccttgcttCAGATGCCACCTGCCCTTCTGATGGACTAGCCATAAATGGGGGTTCTCACCACCCTCTCATTGGGTTTGATAATTTTCTAGaatagctcacagaactcagggaaactcTTTCTTAcgttttcttattataaaaggatactaTCAAGGTTACAGATGagcggagtgcctgggtggctcagtcagttaagtgtctgccttcagctcagatcatgatcccatagtcctggggtcgagtcctgcattgggctccctcctcagtggggagtctgcttctccctctccctctgcccctccgcccccactcgttctgtctctctctctcaaataaataaataaaatctttaaaaaaaaaaaagggacacagATTAGTACCAGCCAAATGAGATGCATAGGGGAAGGTCAGGGAGGGTCCCAACTGTGAAGCTTCTGTGTCCTCAAGATGCATTGCCTTCTCAGCACGTTGATGTGAGTCACCAGCCAGGAAGCTCACCTGAACCttggtgtccagagtttttagtGGGGATTTTTTATGTAGCCACGATGGGTTGAATCATTGGCCACGTGATGTAGTTGAACTCAGTCCCTAGTCCCTAGTCCCTTTTCCTTCTCGGGGTCACAAGGCTCAAAGCTCCAAAGCCCTAAGGacatggttggtctttctggcaTGGACAGCCCCCATCTTGAAACCATCTAGGGGCCCACTGTGAGTCGCCCTGTTACCATAAACTTAGGTGTGGTCTCAGGGCCCATTGTAAATATCGAAGACATTTCTGTGGCTCAGAAAATTGCAAGGGTTTAGAGGTTCCCTCCTAGGAGCCAGGAACAAAGGCCTGACAAAATCTTTATTGTACAACACACACACCAGCTTTGGACTACCATTTTTTACCCTACATCACAGGTATCCTGTTCTGTTCCCTCTGAGCCTGCTTTCAACACTTTCTTTCCCAAAAGCTATCAGTAGACCTCATTCTCTACTGGTGGATTTCCACCTAATTTGTCACCTCAAAAATCCCTTCATTTTCCTCAAGCCTCCGAGAGAACATAAAACCTAAGAAAGAAGGTAGCCAGAGCGGCTCAGAAAGGCCATACACTCAGCtctgaccttaggcaagtcattaacctctctgtgcctttgtgtccttatctataaaatgagaataatagctATTAGGGTTGCTGCGAGAGTGAGTTAGATAAAAGCACTTGGAATAGAGTCCAGTACCTCcaagttttcaaaaaatgtgttattttctccCACTATGACATCATCATCGTCATTGGTCCAGAATGCAGCATGTAGAAGAAAAAGCTCTGGAATCAAAACGAATTTGTCTTAGCTGGTTTGTTGCATGTTTGCCAATATGACATGAGTAACTTCTCTGAGCCATTATTTATTGGTCAGtaaggaggggggaagggggtaactagggacgcctgggtggctcagttggttaagcaattgacccttgattttggctcaggtcatgatctcagggtcacccTGAGTCAGGTgctgtgctcagtggggactctgcttgagagtctctctcccactccctctgcccctcatccacctcaaataaataaaaaatcttttttaaaagtgggggGTAACAAATCCCTGCATAGGTAACCCCCTGGCTGGGGTCTAAGGGGctgtgccttttaattttgttagctGAGGCCAAACTGTCCTCCAGGAagatgctggttttttttttttttttaaggttattagGACAAAGGGGCAGTGCAAGAGAATTTGGGGGGGATGATAGAAGTATTCTGTgtcttgatggtggtggtggttacatggctacacatttgtcaaaatgcaGTTGTCCAAAATTTGGAACTGTACACCAAAGAGttcatttttctatattaaaagaatataaatacaaaacgtattgagcactttttaaaagattatgatCACaaagtttaaatgagataatacaagtGAACATGTCTACGTGATCTCCCCCTTGGGACCCTTGGGCCTCTAGACTCCCAATGCCACATTAGCAGATGTTTCTAGCAAATCTTGACTTTCAAGTGGTCTGAATATCGTTCATAGCCATATGACATTAGGGGGACTCCTTTCAGACCTAGCCCATAAATCTGACCCCTCCACTCCAATAACCTCTTGCCAAGCACTCTGGCCACCCTGGGGTTGGGGCAAAGGTGCTCATCGAAGGCCCCATGTGGGACACAGGCCTGAACAGTGACTGCTGACTAAGGGCTAAGCATGTTTGATTGGGAGCCTAGCAATCTGGATCCTCTACTTCCTCCTGAAAGCAGGGCAGGAAAGCCCTCCCCATGTATGAGACAAAGGTACTGGGAATCCGAGGTGTGAATTAAGAGTCTGGATGAGGCTGGGAAGGAGTGCGAAGGTCAAGAATCTTAAGGCCaagtggaggagagagggaattCTGTGTGTGATCGGTGTGGGGAGAAGATCCTTGGGAGTGCCCCAAGGTTAATTCTGGGGGAGGTGTGAGGGCAAGAACAGGCAGGCCCAGgtgaggggaaaggggaaaggcaCAGGAGGTCCTGAGATTGATGGCCTGGATACTGAAGAAGACCCAGGCGTGCCTGAGAGTGAGCAAGatgaaggggaaactgaggaaaggGGGATCTTAGGACAGTGACTGTGGGAGACAGTCGGAAGAATGGGGGGAAGATGCTGGGTCTTCTGGGAGTGTGTAAGAGGAAGCCCAGGTGAGGGGAAACCGCTGTGGCTGAGGGAGGCCCTGACAATCACTCTCTGAACCGATCACTCTCTGAACCGAGAAGCTTCTGCTCTGAGGGCTGAGGGGACTGTCACTGAGTTGGAGAGTGCTGTGTGGGAGTTCTCTAAATGTGGGGAAGCTCCACAGGTGACAACCTGAATGCAGGTAACCCTGAAAAAAGATGACAATGGAAAGGATTGTCCCAAATGTATGTCAAAGGGGAAGGGGCAATTCCAAAGAAGGGAGAGACCCTGAATTTTACAGTCCTCTtgacagggcagggagggggctgtgaGAGGGGAGCCCCTAAGAAAGAGGGAGGTTCCCAGGGCAGGGAGGACTCTCTTTACCATGAAAGATACCCTGGGACTTCCTGAGTGTAAAGGAGATAGCAGTGAGGTGGGAGGTCCTAGAGAGACAGTGGGATGTCTAAGGGAGGGAACCTAGCCGAGGAGCTGGCAGAGAAGACCCTCAGGTGGGGGGTATATGAAAGTGTGAGGGTGTCCTACAGGTGACCACCTGAATTTCAGAAGTGTCAATAAAACGCCTGAAaagatggggttgggggaggggagaatggcaGTGAGGGGGGCCTTAAGGAatagggaaaagaaggggaagaaatacAGGTCTGAAGGCAGAGATGTCCCTGGAGACCCTCTCCCCCGGGATATGAAGGATGCCTGGGGTCTCCTGAAGGAGTGGAGCCTTCAGTATGGCCGTCCCCCTAAAACTTGCAGGGCTCAAGGACTTCCCAAGGGGATGGTGGGctgggaagaaaggggaaaggggtTAGAAGGAGAGGAGGCTGGACTCCTGAGGGTGGGGAGGTCCCATCCCCTTCCTGAAGGGCCtagaagttgggggaggggaggcataAGCAACAGGTGTGGGAATCCTGACCTTGTGGGCTGGGAACCATTCCTCAGTCGGCAGGATTCTGTTAGGAAGAAGGTGTAACTCTTGGGTCAAAGTCTAAGGGGCTGGGAAGAAAGTAGTGAGGTCAGAGCCCCCAGAAGTGGGGAGATTCTCCAAGGGAGGcaaggaagggaggtgggagcGGGGGActcaagggagagggaggatgtaAGGGTAGGGGCCGCAGTGAGAGGAGCCCCCAAGACCGGCAGGCCCTGCCGCCTACCCTGCACTTGGGAGGGCCCCCAAGTTGGAGGGGTTGAAAGAGTGGGTAAGGCTCAAGGGATAGCAGGACCCCCAAAGGCATCCCAGGGTCCCCTGGAGGGGGATGGAAGCGGGGACTTAAGGGAATCCGTGAGCCCAGTGGGCTGGAGGCCCTGAAGGTCCAGTCTTGGGGCTTTGTCCGAGGCCCGTGGGggacagtgaaaagaagggggaTCCTAAGCTGGGGATGAGGCAGTGGGGCTCCCTGGTGGGCGAAGGAGAGCCCTGCGCGGGATTCCCCCCTCCAAGTTTCGCTCGGCATCTCCAGGCCTGGGAAATGACCCCCCGGACACCGCAGACGCCACACAACCTAAGAGTGGCATCGGACCAGGTTAAATGCAGTAGCAAAAAAGTCCGGAGACCGTCCGGAGAGACGACAACCAAtcagagagcgagagtgagcgcGCGCTCAGAAATGTAGCCAATCAAAGAGCGAGGGTGCTGGTTCGCGGATCTGACGCCGGGAGGGGACTCGAAAGCAACGCGAACTCACTCGCCAATCAGAGCCAAGGATGACTGTCTCGCGCTGCTTACGTAACACGGAGTGGGCGGAGCTCAAACGTACGGCCGCCAGAGTTCCCCAGCGAATCGGAAGTTTCGCTGCCCCCGACTCGGGGGTTGATTGGTTACATTCAGAACTTGCCTGTCAATTTTGGAAGACGGATAAAGGACATTCCCTTAGAGACCCAAGAGCCCGCCTCCGCTCTCTAGTGTGGGAGGAGGGCCTTAAAGAGCCAGGTGCTTGGTAAGTTGACGTCGGACCTTGATCGCAGAAATAGGAGAAAACAGTAACAGAACAAAACGGGAAGCAATTCCGTTATGCTGGAATCGAGCAGGAAGCGCCAAATCGCGAAAAAGCGGGAATTCGAAAAGCTTAAACGGCTTGCTTTAGGTCACACGCTTCTAAGTAGCGGAGCCGGGATTCGAACCCTCATTTCCGACAAAATAGTCCTGCCTCTTTGGGATACGACGAAACGGATGGATGAGACCCGAATCTTAATCACACTCGCCAGGAAAGGCGGGCCTCTGCTTTGTGATAAAAATCTTTCGATTCCAGGGATGCTGGGTGGctcgttggttaagcatctgccttcagctcagatcatgatcccggggtcctgggactgagtcctgcaacgggctctctgctcagcggctctctgctcagagtctgcttctctctctccctctgcctgcctttctgcctgcttgtgctctctctgtgtgtctgtctgacaaataaaatcttaaaaaaaaaaaaaaagtctttcgaTTCCAGCCACCTGGCCTTTGCTCACACCATTTCTTCTACATCAAATACCCACTCATTCTAAACCTAGCCCAAAGGCTACctctcctaaaaacaaaaaaacaaaactccccaAAGAACCGCCCCGCCTGCAGGAAACAATGGTTTCCTGGCTCCCAAACTCACCCCTTTGCCCTTGGCAGCATTTTCCCCGCTTGGAGCTCTTGTCCTGTTCCTGTTTGCAAGCTCTGATCACCCTGGAATGTTACCGCCCATCTCTGTGTCTGGCCCCCACCCGTCAAGACAGACTCCTTTGAGGGCCGGTGACATCTCTTGAGTCACCAGCAACATCCAGCACAGGGCCTAGATTCCAGAGAACTCAAAAAGTAAAAGGTCCTATCTGGGCGTTTCCATCCTTAAAGTGGGATGTTGTGAACttacggtaaaaaaaaaaattcggggcgcctgggtggctcgtgtcatgatcccggggtcctgggatcgagccccgcatcaggctccctgctccgcgggaagcccgtttctccctctcccactccccctgcttgtgttccctctctcactgtgtctctctctgtcaaataaataataaaatattaaaaaaaaattcatattaaaaaacaCTGCTCTGGCTAAAAACTTCgcgttatccttttttttttttttttaagattttatttatttatttgtcagagagagagcacaagcagggggagctgcaggcagaggagaagcaggctccccgctgaacaaggagccccacgtgggactcaatctcaggactctgggatcatgacctgagccaaaggcagatgcttaaccaactgagccacccaggaatcccagACTCTGCATTATCCTTGATTCCTCATTAATCACCCCCAGAAGCCCTACAGCAAATTCTGATGGTTCTTCTTCCAAAATACATCCTAAATCCTTTCACATCTTCCCATCCCCACTACCCCCACCCACCTTGGGAGTCACCACCACCCCTGGCCTGGAGTGATAGCAGCATCCTCCCTGGACTTGCTGTGACCACTCTTGCTTTCCACCAGAGCCTGTTCTCCAAACCGCTGACACAGTgcttttcttaaaacataaatcaaattATGTCACACCTCAGCTTACAAATGCTCCAAATCATCTCAATGctctaaaactaaaacaaaacaaaacaaccacacaaaactaaaaaaaaaaacaaaaacacacacacacaaaaacaaacaacaaaaaacccaaaaaaacccccaaagtcTTCAGTGCAGTCTACCAGTTCCTACATAATCTGGCTCCTACTTTTGTCTCCGTAAAGAGCACAGATTTGAGGTTCAAATTTCACTTGTGCCACTTcgtagctctgtgaccttgagcaacttaCTTAGACTCTGAGGCACAGTTTGATAATATGTGAAATGAGGATTAAGTACATtagaattctcaaaaaaaaattagaattattaattaaaatggacctctattttataaaataactgaGTAGTATTCCTCAAAATTGTTAAGGTTGGGAAAAGCCAGGAAAGACTGAGAAGCTGGTGCTGAACAGAGGAGACAAAGGAGATGTGGTGATAAATGGCATCTTGCATCAGGTTctggaacagaaaataaaggactTTAGTGTGAAAACTGGTAAATTCCAAATAAAGTCTGGAGTTTGGCTAATAGTCATGTTAGTTTCTTAGTTGCAACAAAGGTTCCAGAACAATGTAAGAAGataacattaggggaagctgggtgaggaCTGTATGAGAACTCTGTAatatctttgtaacttttctgtaaatacaaAGGTATTccaacagaggggtgcctgggtggctcagtgggttaagcatctgcctcgaCTCCAGCCCATCTACTTTCCCCTCTGCCCTGAGGAGCATCCAGAGGTCCTGATTGCCCTATCTAAATATCCCTTTAGTCCTAAAGAACATCATCAGGCCCACTGAGGAAATGGCCAGAAATACAGATGGAGAtagaggaggggctggggtccTGACTCCTGGGtcggagggaggagggggctgggggcccagaTTGCTGGGTCTGAGCATGGAAGAAGCTCTGTGACCAGACTCCCGGGTCTCGGGGAGATGGGCGCTGCAGCCTGAGATACGTGGGGTTGAGCAATTAAATCCCACGACCCCAGCGTACTTTGCCGCGGCTCCGCACGCCCCAAGGGCCACGCCCCACTCCGGACAAAGTCCCGTCTCCTTTCTTTCAGACCCCTCCGCGCCGCCCTGCGCCCTGGAGAAACCGAGTCGAAGGTGCCAGAAGCGACTTGAGACACCCTTGTAAAGATGGAACAGCAAGAGAAAGGGACTGGGCCAGAGGGGTAAGAGACGCAAGACCCTCCCCCCGGGGAGGACAGAgaccagagagggaaggggacagagaaaaacagagacagagtGGACTGACTCAAAGAGAgtgtcagaaaaaggaaaaaaaaaagtttcaagtaTCATCAGTTAGAAACAGAATCTCAGCAATCTTATTGACAGAGTTGAGCGAGATACTTAGGAATAGGGACACAGCTAGAAACAGATATTCGTGGAACAGGGAGAAATTTTAAGAAGGAGCCAGGAGAATCGAAGGTATCAGGAACAGCCATTAGAGctggagaaataataataataattgtcagACCCAGGCCTTTCCTATGCACCTTTGGTACCACCAAGAGCCATCTTTTGGTTTGAAAAATTAAGGTTCAGCACAGGGAAGTGATTGGCCTGGAAACACACCTTGAGCGAGGCAGCCTGGAGCTGGAATTTCATTCTGTCTGATGCTGAAGTTCTGGCTGAGGTGTCTGTCTCTCTGTAAAGAGAGATGggaagaatgaatgagagaaagattgagaaactgagagagagagagagattgagagaagtGGGTAAGGAAGTCAGAGGTGGATGCAGAGCTGAATGGACTCCCAGGAAAAGGGCTGGACCACAGtaggaaggacagaaagagatGGTGAGACCCACTGACCTGTCCTCTTGTCATTCCAGGAACAACCTGTCCCTGCCATCACCAGGGACCGAGCCGTGGACCCCTGCACCTTTCCCAGCCTTGCCACCTCTCCCCCTGGGCACCCCGGATCCagcccacctggggctccctgagAGCTTGGCCTCTGTCACCGTCCCCATCCGTCTGGACGCCCTCTCCTACCTCCTGCACAGTGCCCTGCTGGGGGCCTACACCCTTCAACAGTCcttgccctcctgcccctgcaccCCCCAGACATGCTGCACCCAGCCAGGCACGGCCACAAGGCCATCCAGGGGACGCGGGGGTTGGGGTGTCCAGCgcaggccaggctggggccagggccagCAGCGATGGCGACCCGGAAGGGCTGAGAGGGGCTGGCTGGGGGGGTCTGGGGCTGGCCCCAAGACTCCGCCGGTgatgccaccatcaccaccaacgCTGCCTGACCAGGATGGGAAGAAGGAAGCCCCAGGTCAGGAGCCACCCCAGGAGACGCCGCCCGCTGCAGCAGAAGACTGGGAGACAGAGTACTAGGACCCTGAAGGTCCAGCTCCCCAGACTCCTGAGAGGGGCCCCCAGGGTCACCAGGAGGGTTTTCCTGGAGCCCAGGGTGACCTCAGCTATGGCAGAGATACCCCAAGAAACATCCTGCTCCCGTGTTTCTTCTCCCAAAACCACAGCCTCAGGAGTGGGTCCTGCGAGTCACCCCATGAAAACTGGAGCTGATTTAGGATCCCACGCCAGCAAAAGCCCTGAGCCTCATATCTGTGCCCAAAGCCATGCCTCTCTCCATTCCCAGCACCACCTCCAACTACAGTGACAGCCCCAACCCCATCCCCCCTGCCTCTATAGCCCCAGTCCTGTCCCCACTCTCAGTATCATATCCCCAACCCCGCTCATTCCCATTTCCATCCCCATCTCCACCCTTAGTCCCAGCTCTGCACCCTCCTCCTCTACCTACCTCAGGCCAACCCAGTCCTCATCCTTAACTGCCTCCTAAACTTGACCCCAAACCCAGCCCATCTTCAACCCCCGCCAACCCCATCCCATCCTCCTTCTGGTCCCAGCCCCAACCATGACGTGCCCTGTGACCCACCTGCAAAGAACCCCATTGGCCCAACATACCCAGACACCTGCCGCCCCCTCGACCCCGTTTCCTgcccttgggggtggggagccttgGTTGAACAATAAATGGATGACTGCCCCATGtcttgtgtctctgtgtgtgtgcttacACAGCTCAGGCTAACCCAGCGGGTGCTGTGAGCAAGGCCTGTGAAAGGGTGGTAGGGTCGTTGGGAGGGTCACAGAGAGAGGCCAGTGGGGCCAGGGGTTGCAGGGAGGGGGCACTTGGATCCCTGTTTCAGCGAATTCCATTTGGGGCCTCTGCCACCATGGCATTTTTGCCTGCTGGAA
Encoded proteins:
- the C16H19orf84 gene encoding uncharacterized protein C19orf84 homolog, whose amino-acid sequence is MEQQEKGTGPEGNNLSLPSPGTEPWTPAPFPALPPLPLGTPDPAHLGLPESLASVTVPIRLDALSYLLHSALLGAYTLQQSLPSCPCTPQTCCTQPGTATRPSRGRGGWGVQRRPGWGQGQQRWRPGRAERGWLGGSGAGPKTPPVMPPSPPTLPDQDGKKEAPGQEPPQETPPAAAEDWETEY